GCCCCGGAGTTCACCGAGGACGACGAGGAGATCGTCGTGGCGCTGGCCGCCGCAGCCGGGGTGGCCATCGAGAACGCCCGGCTCTACGCGCTGGCCCACCGTCGGGAACGCTGGCTGGCCGCCACCGCCGAGATCACCTCGGTGCTGCTCGGCGAGGTACGCCGGACCGACGCGCTGACCCTGGTGGCCCGCCGCGCCCGCGAGGTCGCCGAGGCGGAGCTGGCGCTGGTGCTGCTCTACGACGAGGACGCCGGCCAGTTCACCGTCGAGGTGGTCGACTCCGCCGACGGGGACACCGCGGCGCTGGTCGGCGCGCTCCTGCCGGCCGGCGAGACCAGCTTCGCCGGGTCGGTCACCGAACGTCGCCGGGAACTGCTCGACAACCTGGCCGAGGCGGCACCCTGGCCGGTGCCGGTGGTCGCCGGCCCGGCCGTGGTCTCCCCGCTCGCCGCCGCCGACACCCTGCACGGGGTGCTGGTGGTGGCCCACCGGCCCGACGCCGGCCGGGCCGCCGATGCCGACGTCACCCTGCTGGCCAGCTTCGCCGGTCAGGCGGCCCTGGCCATGGAGCGCGCCCGGGGCCAGGAGGAACGGGAGCTGCTGGTGGTCCTGGAGGACCGCGAACGCATCGCCCGGGACCTGCACGACGTGGTGATCCAGCGGCTGTTCGCCACCGGCCTGCAACTGCAGAGCGGCGCAATGCACGCCCGGCCCGACGTCGCCAAGCGGATCAACGCGGCCGTCGACGACCTCGACGCCACCATCCGGGACATCCGCCGCACCATCTTCGAGCTGCGTACCCCGATGAGCGCGGCGCTGCGCACCGAGATCCGGGAGGCGGTCGACGTGGCCGCCGGGTCGCTGGGTTTCCGGCCCGCCGTCGAGCTGGACGGCCCGATCGACAGCGCCGTGCCGGAGCCGGTCCGCCCCGACCTCACCGCCGTGCTCCGCGAGGCGCTGTCCAACGCGGTACGCCACGCCGAGGCCAACCGGGTCGCCGTCGCCGTCCGGGTCGACGCCGGCCGGGTCACCGTGACGGTCACCGACGACGGGGTGGGCTGCGACCCGGCCGCCGCCCGGGGTGGCCTGGTGAACCTGCGCGAACGCGCCGAGCGGCACGGCGGCGAGTTCGAGGTACGCCGGGTCGAGCCGCACGGCACCCAGCTCTGCTGGTCGGTCCCGCTGCGCGACTGATCGGGGCCGCCGTCGGCGCGGCGGTGGGTCAGTGGCGCTGGCCGAGCAGGCGGGTGGCGAGCACGGCGGCCTGGGTGCGGCGTTCCAGGCCCAGCTTGGCCAGCACACTGGAGACGTAGTTCTTCACCGTCTTCTCCGCCAGGAACATCTTGCCGGCGATCTCCCGGTTGGTCAGCCCCTCGGCCACGTACTCCAGGATGCGCCGCTCCTGTTCGGTGAGGGTCTTCAGCTCGCGCGGCTGCTCGACGCCGCTGCGGATGCGTTCCAGCACCCGGGTGGTGATCGCCGGGTCGAGCAGCGACTGCCCGGCCGCGACCCGGCGCACCGCGTCCACCAGGTCGGTGCCCCGGATCTGCTTGAGCACGTACCCCGCCGCACCCGCCATGATCGCGGCGAACAGCGCCTCGTCGTCCTCGTACGAGGTGAGGATCAGCCCCTTGATCGACGAGTCCACCGCCCGCACGTCCCGGCACACGTCGATGCCGTTGCCGTCGGGCAGCCGGGCGTCGAGGATCGCCACGTCGGGCCGCAGGGCGGGAATCCGTCGGGCCGCCTCCTGGGCGGAGCCGGACTCGCCGACCACTTCGATGTCGCCGCTGCTCTGCAACAGGTCGGCCAGGCCACGGCGGACGACTTCGTGGTCGTCGAGAAGGAACACCCGGATCATCCCTCGTTTCTACCCGCCCGGACCGGCCCGCGCACGGGTCGAAGGTCCCTAACCTGGCGCGTCACGCCGCCCTTCCCGGCGCGTCACGCCGGGGAGGGCGGCCCGGCGGGTCGGGACGTCCGGCCCTGCCCGGCCCACCCCCGGGTGGCGGACCGTGGAGGGGAACCACCACCGGGAACCGGGTCGGCGTCGGCCGGCCGGGGCGACGCGTTCCCCGCTCGGGGTGGAGCGGCACGAACCGTCACGGAAGGAGCACGACCATGGGCACCGGGTACACCGAGGCGCAGCTACGGGCCGCCGCTGCGGACGCCGTCCGCGCCCCCTCCCTGCACAACACCCAGCCGTGGCGGTTCCGACTGCGCGACGGCGCGATCGAGGTCTGCGTCGACCCGACCCGCCGGCTGCCGGCCACCGACCCGAGCGGCTGGGGTACCCGGATCGCCGGCGGGGCGGCCCTGTTCAACCTGCGGCTGTCCCTGGCCGTGGCGGGCACCCCGGCGACGGTACGGCTGCGGCCCTACCCGGCCGACCCGGACGTGCTGGCCCGGCTGGTCCCGGACCTGCCGCGCCGCCCCACCCCCACCGAGCAGAGCCTGTACGCGGCCATCGGCCGCCGGTTCAGCAACCGGGCACCGTTCTGGCCCGACCCGGTGCCCGCCGACGCCCGCTGGCGGCTCGGTGAGGCGGCCCGCGCCGAGCAGTGCTGGCTGGAACTGGTGATCGGGGTGAGCGCCGTCAACGCCTTCGCCGAGATCGCCCGCAGCGCCCACCGGGTGCTCGAACGCGATCCCGCCTACCGGGCCGAACGCGCCGACTGGGTGCGTACCGAGCCCGCCCCCGACGGGGTGCCGGCCCGCGCCGGAGGCCCGCAGGCCGAGCCGCAGGACCTGCTGCCGTCGCGCGGCTTCGGCGGCCGGGACCGCGCCCCCGGCCGCGACTTCGAACCGGAACCGCTGGTGGCGGTGCTCGGCGCGGCCGGCAACACGGTCGTCGACCAGGTGCTCGCCGGGCAGGCGTTACAGCGGGTCCTGCTGACCGCCACCGACGCGGGGCTCGCGGTGTCGATGCTGTCGCAGCCGATCGAGGTGTCGGGGGCTCGGGAGGCGCTGCGGCTGTCGCTGGGGCGTTTCGGCACGCCGCAGATGGTGATGCGGATCGGGTACGGCCAGCCGGGGGTGGCCACCCCGAGGCGGAGTGTGGACGAGGTGCTGGAGTTGGCGGTGGCACCGGGCTGACGATGCCGGCCCGACGACGGGTGCCGGCGACGGCACCCGGGCGGCGGTGGCGGTGGATCAGGTCCGCCCGGCGGCGGCCAGCAGGGCGGCCTCGCGTGCCGGGTCCAGGCCGATCGTCGCCCGCACCGGTCGCCC
Above is a window of Micromonospora rifamycinica DNA encoding:
- a CDS encoding sensor histidine kinase, whose product is MSPLSRVRLDELLQEMLDRVGDVVTSRERLRALLDAVVGIGTDLDLRSTLQRIVQAACELVGARYGALGVIGPDRLLHDFITHGIDAELHAKIGDLPHGRGVLGLLIDEPRPVRMPDITQHPQSYGFPPHHPPMHSFLGVPVRIREQVFGNLYLAEKQGAPEFTEDDEEIVVALAAAAGVAIENARLYALAHRRERWLAATAEITSVLLGEVRRTDALTLVARRAREVAEAELALVLLYDEDAGQFTVEVVDSADGDTAALVGALLPAGETSFAGSVTERRRELLDNLAEAAPWPVPVVAGPAVVSPLAAADTLHGVLVVAHRPDAGRAADADVTLLASFAGQAALAMERARGQEERELLVVLEDRERIARDLHDVVIQRLFATGLQLQSGAMHARPDVAKRINAAVDDLDATIRDIRRTIFELRTPMSAALRTEIREAVDVAAGSLGFRPAVELDGPIDSAVPEPVRPDLTAVLREALSNAVRHAEANRVAVAVRVDAGRVTVTVTDDGVGCDPAAARGGLVNLRERAERHGGEFEVRRVEPHGTQLCWSVPLRD
- a CDS encoding response regulator: MIRVFLLDDHEVVRRGLADLLQSSGDIEVVGESGSAQEAARRIPALRPDVAILDARLPDGNGIDVCRDVRAVDSSIKGLILTSYEDDEALFAAIMAGAAGYVLKQIRGTDLVDAVRRVAAGQSLLDPAITTRVLERIRSGVEQPRELKTLTEQERRILEYVAEGLTNREIAGKMFLAEKTVKNYVSSVLAKLGLERRTQAAVLATRLLGQRH
- a CDS encoding Acg family FMN-binding oxidoreductase — translated: MGTGYTEAQLRAAAADAVRAPSLHNTQPWRFRLRDGAIEVCVDPTRRLPATDPSGWGTRIAGGAALFNLRLSLAVAGTPATVRLRPYPADPDVLARLVPDLPRRPTPTEQSLYAAIGRRFSNRAPFWPDPVPADARWRLGEAARAEQCWLELVIGVSAVNAFAEIARSAHRVLERDPAYRAERADWVRTEPAPDGVPARAGGPQAEPQDLLPSRGFGGRDRAPGRDFEPEPLVAVLGAAGNTVVDQVLAGQALQRVLLTATDAGLAVSMLSQPIEVSGAREALRLSLGRFGTPQMVMRIGYGQPGVATPRRSVDEVLELAVAPG